Below is a window of Fundulus heteroclitus isolate FHET01 unplaced genomic scaffold, MU-UCD_Fhet_4.1 scaffold_286, whole genome shotgun sequence DNA.
GTGTTCAAGTACTTTAATGTAATTAAGATAACAAACCAGGCTAAAACCTACAAGGACATGAAAATATATTGGTATTTCAGAAGCTTTTAATCTTTAAtatatatgcagtttaaacgtATTGTTGAGATTCAGCAAACAAATAAAgggtttttactgaaacatgaCAGCAACAGCATCTGGGTTGAAAAACTGATGGTTCTGGTGCCGAATAcgcattcatttatttttccaacttGTACTCTTGACCAATATTCTGTGTGAATGAACAGATATGTAATGGTGTCTTTGCAGTACTTCCGGCATCGTCTGAAGGGACCTTTGTCCACCGATGttccagccaatcagagcgagTTAGCGAGTGAACATCAAAGTGTTCTGGAGGCAAAATTCAACAATGTGATGACACTCTGTGCCATGCTGCCACTGCTTCTCTGCACCTGTCTAAACTCCTTCCTGCACTCTCTGTGAGTACTACacccagtgtccgaaattagCCTGTTCCATCAAAATctttccctcagctgcaacacttaaagcacgcaggggtttacgctgcgtctttacgcatgatccagctgctggattttacctttgtgcgctgcgtgcgaaggataaacagtgggggaaATGCATAAGTGAAGACTGTAAAGGGATCCTTTAGAGGGGAGAGAAGGAGTAATGGGTCTGATTTGAAgcccccgatgttacaagtTACATGTAATGTAATTGTGCACACCtaaattcaagcgcaaggcaccacgcccaccgaagcaccgctggttctgtgtcgttaaaaacaaaagagcatgtaataaagctactgactctcctactgactttaattgggacattttggtacgagtggaaggactttaaatgtagtgattcacgttttgaaggctggccgccgataaaagcacctggctccgaGAGGGCGGGGCGCAGTAAGAGGGGTGAAGCACAGGGACACAGCGCaggtagtttaaaaaaaatcagaacaaataagaacgaaacttataaacagactaattggcgttttagactgtatctggttagcagaactgtttctGATCCaacgtgcagccatgactggttctgaatgtgaaagaagctgaaccagcttcgcagaaggcgggtctagactgagctctggatggacagagctgtgaacggatcatcccgcagcccagatgggttttgttatttttgttatttttattttatttggtacaaacatttactcgccatgtggcagctagccctctgaaattcactcgccaaacgggaaatttactctcatttggcgactggcgagtgttaattttgGACCCTGACTACACCACTGCACTGAGGCTAGTACCAGTAGTACCATaaacatcatatacgtagacacgTCATTGGgtgggttctgcctatgctggtGTACCCTAACCCTAAAGTTACACATGTGacatggttttatgaaataatgaagaccacaatgtttagattaaacaaattgatccttatattcacacacacacatacatacatacatacatacatacatacatacatacatacatacatacatacatacatacatatatgtatgtatgtatggtgatgttgcgaacctgcgccctatgatgcgtctacgtatatgatgtctatgagtACTACACCAAAGTACTGAGGCTAGGACCAGTACTTCAATTCAAATCACATTATTTACAACCCTAACAGCTATTAtgtcttttttatttgcaaaaagaaaTATTATGTGAAGCTACTTTCCAAgacaaagaaaaattatttatgtacagacaAACACAGACAAACTCAGTCCTGTCACGTGTTATGTTCAATTccatacagtcatattcaattaTGGTTGAATTGCATTTCAATTTTCCCTCCTAGGCAGAGGTCTTCAACCCTCATCCTCTTTTTCGCTGGTTTCTATGTGCAAGCAGACGCGGCAATGAGCATTTCCCCTCCCTAgatctgtttgttttggaagcagcttcagtagggaggcccagacgtccctctctccagccacttgggccagctcctcaggaggaatcccaaggcgttcccagcagggagacatagtccctccagcgtgtcctgggtcttcccctgggcctcctcccggtgggacgtgcccggaacacctcaccagggaggcgtccaggaggcatcctgaccagatgcccgagccacctcaactggctcctctggacgtggaggagcagcggctctactctgagtcctccccggatgactgagctcctcaccctatctctaagggagagcccagacacactacggagaaaactaatttcagccgcttgtatccgggatctcgttctttcggtcacgacccaaagctcgtgaccatagatgagggtaggaacgtagatcgaccggtaaatcgagaacTTGGCCTTTtcgctcagctctctcttcaccacaacggatcggtacagcgcccgcttcacagcagatgctgcaccaatccgcctgtcgatctcccgctccatcttcccctcattcgtgaacaagacatgtcatttaaatcccatattaaacaggtttcacctcaggaatatcgccaaaattagaaacattctgtccaggagcgatgctgaaaaacttcttctgtgcttctgtgtctctgctctgtcttctctaacatagaaagtactcctgggtcaatgtgagcttctgtgctttctgtgtctctgctctgtcttctctaagccccagtgggtcgaggcagatgagcgttcacactgagcctggttctggttctgctggaggttctcctccctgttaaaggggagttttcctctccactgtcgcttcatgcatgctcagtatgagggattgctgcaaagccatcaacaatgctaacgactgtccactgtggctctacgctttttcaggaggagtgaatgctgcttggagagacttgatgcaatcaactgagtTCCCTTAGgaaatttttttgacaaatctctataatctgattgaatttgaccttggaaagtgccttaagatgatatgtttcatgaattggcgctatataaataaaattgaatttcaTGCAGTTGTTTTGCCTGATGTACAGTGCTTTAGTCCTTTGTAATGTTTTACCCTGCTTCATAATTAAAACTGTATTTGATTGTTTCAAACTTGTCATTCCTCTTGTTCCATCAGCATTCCTCAGCGTCTGCGTATTATGGGAAGTCTCCTCATCATCCTGTTTGTCTTCATTGTCACTGCCGTCCTTGTTAAAGTTCCTATGGAGCCGTTGCCTTTCTTCTCAGTAACCATGGTgaagatcatcatcatcaactgTGAGCCTATTTAATATTAGCTTTTACTGTGAAACCATTTCAATATTCACCTTGGAACCTTTGAAAGCCGTTAGTTTTTAACCCAACGTTCTTGGTGCAGTCAAAGAATCTTGGGGATCAGAttaattatgtgtgtgtgtatatatatatatatgtatatgtgtgtatatatatatatatatgtatatgtgtgtatatatatatatatatatatatatgtatatgtgtgtatatatatatatatatatgtatatgtgtgtatatatatatatatatatatgtatatatatgtatatgtgtgtatatatatatatatgtatatatatgtatatgtgtgtatatatatatatgtatatatatgtatatgtgtatatgtgtgtatatatatatatgtatatgtgtatatgtgtgtgtatatatatatatatatatatatatatatatatatatatatatatatatatatatatatatatatatatatatgtgtgtgtgtgtgtgtgtatatatatataaatatacatatatatatatatatatatatatatatatatatatatatatatatatatatatatatatatatatatatatatattgtaggagccaattattatttgttattaattaaatttgtcttttttgtgtataatctaattaaggttatttattttaagattatgtgttggttatttagttttctttgcttgTGGTTAGTTATGAGCAATTTGGGTGGATTAAGTTTATAAATAGGCTGTCAGTGGAAGGGCCAGCATGCATCTGGGTGggcgtatgttttttttttttaccagcgcAAGAGAagcacagaggaaaatgtttgtcaatttctgtttgcttgcttgcaaaagagaaataaaccacaaactaaaCGACTTTACCTGgaaaatggatttatttttgcctgcgTAAACCCGGTTTACCCAGGAACAGAATTGGGTCAGGCAACAGAGGCTAGCAGTCAGAATCAGGCAGGGACTAGACAGGCTCAAAACGAAGGACAGAACAGGTTAGGTAATTGCTGCAACCCCTCCGCCTTTCTAATCTTTTCTATTTTAACTTAAAACTTTCAGTTAGTCCAGGTGATTTGTTCTGGTCATCCAACCATGTTTCAGTTAGAAGCATAACATCCATATTTAGGTGTTTATATAGGTGTTTTTGCTGATAATGACCTTATATTTAGCAGAGCCAGTCTCAGTGGCAGTTCTTCAGTCTGAGGTTGCTTTAGACGGGCGATTATTCTAACATTTAAATACAGGACACTGGATTTAACTCTGCTggtttctgttatttttcctttagtgatctggggtccgttcttcgtacgtcgctaactcagttagctggatttcattgttgacgatttggcatgatcttggatcgtttggttcttcgaaactcatcccggACTTGTTGCCATAGCAACATGTGCTcccgagcaggcttatttcatgtaaacaggattagatcgtagCGGAGCAGATAGGAAAGTCTGTGTCtagccagtgcacttggaccacctagtggcagaggaagggacagaattgtggaacatcattttttttttatgttcaataaaagacgaaacaaataatgctttgttcctgtcattttatttaaacaattatttataaagaaaagtcagcaagtcatcttttgcctgcagtaagagatagttatgtaaagtcagtaatactactatgtgtaaaatggtgtattagaatttactctgaaggtccttttgaagcaactagatctctagtgcaatgtttctctttttcacgttgtggagttcaatttctcctcttaatttgtattttttttttcaggtcaaaatactttttcttttgttgaagatgccgttaatatagggaacagatggcaccttaagtcattttgtaaaaaaaaaaaagaaaaagaaaaagggttaaacatgtaaaagtaaaaagaacccaatttttttccccagccttcttattggtggctgttaaaaacagacaaacacataatttaacagtggcttttaaaaaataggaagaagtggctttttaaaatacagtataataattaaaggctatgattttgtagaatattcttgtacttcacttttttccccatgttctagtggctgactttgaggtgttttctgtcgttttaattaatgactcaaattcagcataaccttccattaaaagctcttgttctgcttgggagaaaaactgtgggcgttctttgtccatgctgaacagccaatagcagcgctgctgatcattgtttctactatcgatacatttccccttttaaacaaacgcatgaacgcacagttgtctcagataactcaatccagccatactaatcataaacaacaggtgtgttggaagaacccagttagccggatcaggattagccggatgaaatcttcttggatgtgtcatttgatcttggatgttttaagcaacgtacgaggAACGGACCCCAGAAGACGTTTTCTCCTGTATTATAATGCAGAGGGGCCAGATGCATTCTAGGGGGAGTTTttcctgcaattggtgggttacCAGTTCGCCCTGACCATCTCTGTcatgtccttgggcaagacacttcaccgcATTgactgctggcggtggtcagatgtatggcagcctggcctctgtcagtctgcactagagcagctgtggctactaataTAGCTtgccaccgtcagggtgtgaatgggtgaatgagtGTAGTGTAAAGCATTTTGAGGTCATTAAGCGCTGAACAAGTACAAACTATTTACCATAGGTGTAACATTAGTAATGAAAGGTGCTACCAAAGGGGGCtgatgtacaaaaaaaacacaagtgggCCTATATCCGAGCCCTGAGAAGCACCATGCAACAGAGATGTGACTTCAGACATATTATTCACCAACATGGAAATCGTTCTGTTGTTCATTTAAGAAAACCACCTAAAAACAGTACCAGAAAATCCTAACTCATTTTGTAGTCGATGTAACAGAATTTTAAGGTCGACCGTGTCAAAAGCTAAGGacagatccaacagaaccaaAACAGTGTTCTGACCAGAGTCTGCAGCCATCAATATGTCATTAGATATAATATATCATTTGCCGTTGTGCACCAGGTGTTGTGAATCTTAATCGCTagacctcctcctcttctcatcTCCGCAGCAGCCGTTCAATCAGCCCTGAACAGCGTGCGTTCCTCCAACCCCACCGCTTTGTTGGGGACGCTGCTGTCCCAACATGAATCTCCGAAAATTGCCACACAGCTGTCCTACTCACGTGCTGCGATTCTTAACCAAATCTCGTCAAGTTTGTTGGCGAGGGAGTGTTGATCTACAGGATTAGCTTTTAGCCGAGTCAGCAGGCCTGCCCTACTGCCTCACCGTCTCCTTCTTTGCTTACCCCGATCCCTGGGCCTCCAGAGCGGATAGAGTGGAAACAAGGAGTGCTGGACATCTACTCCTCAAATATTTTCAGATAATCTAGCCACAAGAAGCTGTCGAGAACTAGTAGATAAAGGCTAAAACACAGGTGAATGAGATCAGGTTTTTAAGCTGCCACAGGAGCTGCTCATCACACCAATCAGCAGAGGCAGAGAGTGAAAGAGTCCCCTGGCCAAATAACACAAGTAGAGGGAAATTAAGATAACAGAGCAGAATCATGACAGACAAGACATGCTAAACATTAAGATGGACTGAACTGACTTGGCAATTTTGTTGTTATGCCAACCACTGAAAGTGCCTTTACACTAGAGCCATATTCATCAATCCAAACTCTGTGTTgtcttaagataagataagataagataagatagtctttattgatctcacaatggagaaattcactcgtcacatcggctcatacaagaaggtgcagagtagggaaggtgcattcagttatatacagtgaatcttcatatctacaatggatcagaaagaataccaaaaaatacaaaaaaggaaataggaatgggcatatgatgtctcatttacattcttaatggtctatatatatatatatatatatatatatatatatatatatatatatatatatatatatatatatataaacatatctatatacttaaatatatacatatatctatgcgcctacttacatacgcacctacgcgtatgtatgtgcatatacattgtatacattaaCCAGTTTCTTTATACGATGCTTTCTAAAATATCTGCCCCAGCAGTGTCTATTTGTTTATCTGTACTTGGTTGTTTACAGCCTTTGGGGCGGTGCTGCAGGGCAGTCTCTTTGGGATGGCTGGTTTGCTGCCAACCTCATACACAACTCCCATCATGAGTGGTCAAGGACTTGCCGGGACCTTTGCTGCTTTCGCCATGATCTGCGCCATTTCaagtctgttaaaaacatttgattacTCCTCACTGATTTGCAACATCACCTGAAATGGAAATAAGTTTTGTCTTTCTTAACAGTAGTTTAATTGTGATCTAAAAAATAATGAACATTTTCAATTttgatgtttttcctctttagtCATGTCTTCCATCTCCCCCCATCTTCTCTGTTGCAGGTGGTTCTGAACTGGAAAGTGCAGCATTTGGTTACTTCATCGTAGCCTGTGTTGTTGTTTGCCTCTCCATCCTGTCCTATATCCTGTTGCCAAAACTGGTAAACTCAATGGAATAGCACACGCTCAGCTTTTTAAAGACAGATTAAGTGCTGGGTAGTAGACCCCCTGGCAGGTTATCAGTAACAGGCTAATTTTAAATGGAACTAGCTAAACAGAGCACTTGGATTAGCATCACATCAGCAGGATTAGTTTGCAGGATTTCAGTGAGCAGTTACTGACGTGGGACAAAATTAAACCTAATTATCTTAGAGCGGCTTCTGCTATAAATGATATTTCATCATGAATCATGCAATCTGCATGTCTGACCATGGATTATAAATCATGATACATTACCCTGCACTGTTTTTGTCCATATCTGGTATTTTCGATGGTTAATGTGTAAAAACTTtcatttcagagtttttttcagttttatcaagaaagaaacagaaaaacaccagaTGACGTGCAGAACACAGTTACGCTTATGAACACAGGTATGACACTCATGGCATTCATTGGATGGTCATACTTTTGATCtggaaaattttattcaaattatCATGAGTCAAATATCTTGTTCTTTAGACGTTAAAGATGCCATGGTGGAGGAGAACAAAGATCCCAGCATCTCCATGatgaagattttaaaaaaggtcAGACTCCAAATCcacattatttgattattaCACTGTGAGCAGGAGCAATATCGACAGAAACATGAAACAAGAATTAAACAAACAGAACTCTGATTTCACAGTAAATGTTTTACATCAGAAATTCAAAGCAGCAACACATATGCTTAGTTTTTGCTCTTTGGCTCCCCCCATTGCTGTGGTTTGGTTCAGCATCAGGATTAGGAAATTTGAACTTTTTACACCTACAATAGAAACCAGTGAGCTCATCAGCCAGTCTTTGGGTACCAGCAGAGTTGGGGGATGGTCTCCTGCAGCTAGTTGGTGTCTGCATGCCTCTCCACATTAACAGAGGGTAGCTGGCTGATCATCCTAGCTTTCCAGCATAGCAActctttgctgctttgatcTCTGTAGTCAGAGTGTTTCTGGCCTGATTGTACATGACTCTGGTTCCCCTTCTAAAGCCTCCTCTTTGGTCTGATAAAGCAGTGTTTCACTGTGaccagggttttttttattttttatttttttattagattttccAAATGgatatataaaaattaacataaaagaTCAAATCCCCACCCTACCCTTACCCGCACAGAACAGCACATCACAGAACACTTACACAGTCAAGACAACATGATGAAAAAATCATAAATTGATCCAAAGCAGACGAGTCAGTCATATACACTTTTTCGTTGAAGGAATTTTAGTACAGGGTCCCATATTTTCTCAAACACATTGACCTTATCTTCGTTATAGTGTCTCAATTTTTCCAGATGCAGAGTATTTGCTAGTTCTCCCAACCACAAATCAAATGTGGGCACAGAGTCCTTTTTCCAAAATCTCAAAATCAATCTTTTAGCGATCACCGTACCAAACAAGACAGCCATTATCTCACTTTTAGTGGCTGGTCGCAAAGCACTGGAGACCCAGATGATGGCCATAAGAGGTTCtggatccctttttttttttttcaaaagctgctgaaaaaaaatttaaaattttcttcCAAAATGAGTGAAGCTGAACACATGACCAGAAGGAGTGTGTCAAGTTACCGATAGCGACCTGACAACGATTACAAGTTGGAGACACACTAGGAAAGAAAGTGCTCAGTTTCTCCCTCAAATAATGGAGCCTATGTATAGTTTTAAACTGTATGAGATTGTGTCTGGCGTTGACTGAACAATCTTGAATACTTTCCAAACTCTCCTCCCACAGATCTTCAGATAACTGTTGCCCCAACtcatcctccttttttttttttttttttctttttttttaaagaatatgtttattaattttccATTTTACAGCAAGTAGACAAATATCCAATATGCAATGGtttaaacaaaccaacaaacaagcaaacaagagaaaaacaaaaaacacacacacagaggctcAGCTATGTATATACAGTTCCAtatatggaggaaaaaaaagtagaaatagaAAAAGTGCAACAGCATGTCTTTATGACCTTTCAGGAAATCCTTTTAAC
It encodes the following:
- the LOC105922489 gene encoding equilibrative nucleoside transporter 1; its protein translation is MATSSPKDKYLVVWMIFFMLGLGTLLPWNFFMTATMYFRHRLKGPLSTDVPANQSELASEHQSVLEAKFNNVMTLCAMLPLLLCTCLNSFLHSLIPQRLRIMGSLLIILFVFIVTAVLVKVPMEPLPFFSVTMVKIIIINSFGAVLQGSLFGMAGLLPTSYTTPIMSGQGLAGTFAAFAMICAISSGSELESAAFGYFIVACVVVCLSILSYILLPKLSFFQFYQERNRKTPDDVQNTVTLMNTDVKDAMVEENKDPSISMMKILKKIWVLALSVFFTFTVTIGTFPAITADTRSMLADGGSWELYFIPVSCFLLFNLCDWTGRSLTAVCMWPGKDSLVLPVSVVARVVFVPLFMLCNVQPRLHLPVFFQHDGFFIAFMVLFAFSNGYLASLCMCYGPKNVLPHEAETAGAIMAFFLALGLASGAGISFLFRAVV